The segment TATGGCCCAGGCGAGCAAGTGTGCCATGTGCTCGACACGCGGTGCCACCATCTCGGCACCGATCAAGGTTCCGGTCTCACGCCGGGCATAGATGCGGATCAAGCCGGCGTTTTTTCCGATAACGCGAGCGCGACCCTGATCGCGATAATCGATGCTTCCGATCGCGACATTGCCCAGACCCGTAAAACCCGTGCCCACAACAGCAAGCTGAGGATCGGTGAAGACAATGGCCAAAGGGGTTCGGCGCGTCTTGGCCTCGACCGTGGGCCAGGAAGCCGCGTTGATCCCCGCGATGCGGCCTTCATCGGCGGCCTCGTGCAACAGAGGACGATCTCCGTTGACATCACCGGCGATGAAGATAGGGCTATCTCCGCATTGCATCGTTCGGGGATCGAAACGCGGTGATCCGCGTCCATCCAATTCGAGCCCTGTCCTCTCGAGGCCAAGTCGCCCAAGGTTGGGCGGCCGGCCCGTCGCCGCCAGGATCCGTTGGAAGCTTTCTTCACCTGCGCCTCCACTGGTCCGCCAACGCACGCGCACGCTATCGCCGTCTTTTTCAAACTCGGTCTCCGCTTTCAACAACAGGGGCAACTCTTGTGCGATGATGTTTCTGGCGGCGTCGTTGACTACTGGGTCGCGCAACGGGCCGATGCTATCCCCTTGGCTGAATAAGCATGTGCGTACGCCCAGCCGATGCAAGGCTTGCCCTAGCTCCAAACCGACCGAGCCGGTACCGATCAGCCCGATGGAGCCTGGCAGGTCTTGCCACTCGAATAAATCGTCGCTTACCAGCACGTGCTCACGTACTGGCTCTAATGAGCGCGGGATCGAGGGATGGGAGCCGGTCGCGATCACGATCGCCCTTGCTTCGATCCGGGTACCGTCGTCAATCTCCAGCGTGTTAGGGCCTACGAACCGGGCGTAGCCTCGCAGAAGTTGCTTATTTGGGATTTCCCTTATGGAGTCGAGCACGCCACTGACAAAGCGGTCTCGCTCGCGCTGCACCCGTTGCATGACGGCTCGCCCATCGACGCGCGCCCCGCCCGGGATATCTATGCCAAACTCACCCGCCCCCGCCACCGCGTGCGCCGCCTCCGCTGCAGCGATGAAAAGCTTTGAGGGCATGCATCCGACACGCGCGCAAGTGGTCCCGTAAGGCCCCGATTCAATCAGTACGACTCGAGCGCCTGCCTTCGCGGCCTCGCGGCGGGCCGCTAAACCCGCAGTGCCTGCCCCTACGATGGCAACATCGACCGCACGTGTCGTCATAATCTCATTAGAATGCAAAGAATTGGGATTAAACAGTATTCAGCATCCTATTTGCGTAGTCCTTGCCGGACGTCGGAGGAGGGCAAGGGCCTACCTTCTTGCTTGTAGAGATCGATGGTGTCATCGACGATCTCGCAAAGCTCGGCGAAGACTTGGCTTTCGCCATCACCGTGACATCCGCCGTAGAACAGCCCCGGACAGCTTCCTACGAAGCATTGCTCCTCCCCGGACCATTCGACGATCTTGACATAGAAAGCAGTCTCTTTCATTGCTGTGCCTCCTCCAACGCCGCTATACATTATTCATTCGTCTCGGCGAACAACCGGCTGACCGCCCGCATCGGCAACCAAAGCAGGAGCGGTTGGTCGAGCAATGTATTCGAATTCGTACCGAGCATAGAAGCGCTTCGCCTGATCATCCTTGGCGTCGACCAATACGGCCACGACGCCCACCTCATGGGCGACCCGTAGGCAGCGGTGCAAAGCGTCCATCAGCAGGTGCTTTCCGAGTCCTTGCGCTCGCGCGCCACGATCGACGGCCAGCCGTGCCAGGCGAGCGACGGGAAGCGGATAGTTCGGGAAGCGCTTTGCGGCTTCCGGAGACAGGTTGGCTCTGTCGATACCGCCGACGGTGAGCGAATAGTAGCCGAGGATGCAGGCTGGGCGCCTCGTCTTCGACCGCGACGAACGTGCGCGCTATGCCCGATCCCTGATTCTGGCGAGCATAGCGCGCGAGATAGTCGTTGAGGGCAGGTTCGCCGCAATCGAATGCACTGCGGTCATGTTTCCGGTCAAGCGGCACGATGCGCCACTCAGCCGGCATCGCGACTCATGCGGCGTTCACGGTAGCGACTAGCGGCGGCTTCCAATCGCGGACGAGGCTTGTCGGCTTCGTCGAGGGCAGCGAGGAACGCTTTCCAATCTCGTGACGAGAGCGTGACGGTTTCATGTTCCCCGATGACTTGCTTGGCGTGGTCGGACGCGACAGCAACGAGAAAGCTCGACAGGGACATGCCGGAGTAGGCCGCTGCCCGCGACAGCAAGGTCTTGAGGTCGGCGGACACGCGTAAATCGATGCGCTGGTCCCGTTGTGTCATATTGGCTCGCATGGTAGGCACCTCTCAGACCCATAGTCTAACACGTACGGACAATGTACGGCATGGCTCGCGGGTCGCCGATTCATGCAACCGGAGGATATACCGACCGCGTACGGGGAATGTGGTCACCACTCGAGGGTAGCATCGCTCCCGCCAAGGGTACCGACGGGTTCCTGTGACCCATTATGCCATCGACGAGGGGATCGCAGCCAAGCGCGCACCGGGCGCATGAATCGCCTGTGCCATGCGCACAGCGCACGCTTGGCGTTCAGAGCTGCCTAGAACGAGAAGTTGACTCCCACGGCAAAGCCCTCGGTGACATCTCCGGCATCCTGGACATTGAGCTCATCGAAGTCCGTGCTGATCCTCTGGTAGCGATACCCGGCGTACGCCGTGGCCGCCGACAGGGGCATGTGCGGCATCAAGCGCTCCACCCGTGGGTGTAGGAGAATCCCACCTCGGCGACATTGTAGGTGGTGTCGAAGTCGGGAGATGTCTCGCTGGGGAAATCTCCTTCTTCGAACACAGTTCTAATCTTAGTGTCCATGAAACCGTGAGCGTAGCTGCCATACATCCCGAATCCGCCGCCGATGGGCACCGATGCAGCGATACCGATCGTCGGACCTTCAATGTCGATATCGTCGAACGTTCTAAAGCTGAAAGTCCTAGAAGCAGCCGTGCCAGGACTATCCGTAACAGTGGTTGTAGTATCGAACTCCTGGCGTACCTTCTTGTAACCACCGAGGATGGCGACATAGGGATGGACGTAGATGCCCGCCGAGGCATCCCACTCGTATCGCTCTCCCGAGGTTTCGAATTCGGTCCGGGAAAGTGTTTCCTCGGTTACTTCCACAAAACTAATTCGCCGCACTATTGCCTCCGACGTGCCAAAATCAAAACCCGTCTTGGAGTAATAGCTCCCCGTCACGATCAGCCACTGGTATCGCACCGATAGCTGCGGGATCGGGACCGGCTCGCGGTCGGACTCCTGCGCGTCAGGTGCTGAATCGGAGGCAATGATAAGCTCAAATTGCGGAGTGAACGCGTCACTGAACGAATGAACCTCCTCTCTCGCGACCACTCATTCAGCGACACCTTGGTCCCCAGCGCTACAGAGAGGTCCCGGTCCCAGTCCGGGGTGAGCAAACCCGAGAACCCGTCCCATACGGTCGCCCCCCCGCGGCCTCGTCGGCGAACGCCAGAGGGCCTGTCAGTACGGATAGCGCGACGGCGCCTAGGTACATTGTCTTGTTCATGGTGATAATCCTCAGTCCAATGGGGCGATGCCCGCTTATGGTGATGAAGCCGTTATTGCCGGTCCTTGTCGCGTTGACGCGTCGAACCGATGGGGTAGAAAGGGCAGTGAGGCTTGCTCACGGCGAGCGTCCCCGGTGACCATGCCCGAACCGCGGGCTCGATCAGGGGCTGTCCCCCCCCCCCGAGTGTATGTTTAGCACGACAACCGACTGTGCGCAAGTGGTCGCCATACAACATCAGTGCGGGAGCTTGAGATCCATGCTTACCTGTCATAGCCTGGTAGGGCCTACGTAGAGGGCAAGGATTCCTACGATGGTAGCCACATTGACCAGCAAGATGCAGTCACCCTGCCCAAAGGGATCCGCGAAAAGCTCGGTCTGAAGGCAGGATCGAAGCTGGACTTCGAGTTGTTGCCGGACGGTACCGTCAAGCTACGCCCTGCCAACCTGACCGCGCTCTCGATCATGGGGATGCTGAAGCGACTGGGGCAGCGGCCCGTTTCCATCGAGGAGATGGACGAGGGCATTGCCGCGTTTCTGGAGCGAAAGCACGGGCGGAAGCGGTAATGATCGGCATCGATCGGGCTATGCGTCCGGTAGCCGGCGTTAAAGTGTTGTGGCATCGTGGACATGCAAGGGTTCCACGGTCGATAGCGCTCTAGGGTCGATGGACGTGCCAGCGTTCGTGTTGGAACACGAAGCCGCGATCCGTCTCGCCTTCTTCGCGGGCGTGTTCGCCGTCATGGGCCTGTGGGAAGCGGCGGCGCCTAAGCGCGCGCTCGCGCTCCCGCGGTCGGGCCGCTGGCCCGGAAACGTCGCGCTCGTCGTTTTCGACGCGCTCACACTGCGTATCGTCTTCCCGGGCGCCGCGGTCGGCATGGCGGTGTTGGCGGAGGAACGGGGCTGGGGTCTATTACGTTATATCGAATGCCCCGAGCCGCTCGCGTTTCTGCTGTCTGTGCTGGCGTTCGATCTGGTCATCTATTTACAGCACGTGATGTTTCACGCCGTGCCGCTCCTGTGGCGGCTGCACCGCGTGCACCACGCCGATCTCGGCTTCGACGTGAGCACGGGGACGCGCTTCCATCCCCTGGAGATCCTGCTC is part of the Pseudomonadota bacterium genome and harbors:
- a CDS encoding dihydrolipoyl dehydrogenase, which produces MTTRAVDVAIVGAGTAGLAARREAAKAGARVVLIESGPYGTTCARVGCMPSKLFIAAAEAAHAVAGAGEFGIDIPGGARVDGRAVMQRVQRERDRFVSGVLDSIREIPNKQLLRGYARFVGPNTLEIDDGTRIEARAIVIATGSHPSIPRSLEPVREHVLVSDDLFEWQDLPGSIGLIGTGSVGLELGQALHRLGVRTCLFSQGDSIGPLRDPVVNDAARNIIAQELPLLLKAETEFEKDGDSVRVRWRTSGGAGEESFQRILAATGRPPNLGRLGLERTGLELDGRGSPRFDPRTMQCGDSPIFIAGDVNGDRPLLHEAADEGRIAGINAASWPTVEAKTRRTPLAIVFTDPQLAVVGTGFTGLGNVAIGSIDYRDQGRARVIGKNAGLIRIYARRETGTLIGAEMVAPRVEHMAHLLAWAIQRELTPADVLDLPFYHPVLEEGIRSAVRTLCSELYTMPPERPQDLECGPGS
- a CDS encoding GNAT family N-acetyltransferase, giving the protein MAVDRGARAQGLGKHLLMDALHRCLRVAHEVGVVAVLVDAKDDQAKRFYARYEFEYIARPTAPALVADAGGQPVVRRDE
- a CDS encoding DUF1778 domain-containing protein, which gives rise to MTQRDQRIDLRVSADLKTLLSRAAAYSGMSLSSFLVAVASDHAKQVIGEHETVTLSSRDWKAFLAALDEADKPRPRLEAAASRYRERRMSRDAG
- a CDS encoding sterol desaturase family protein, which produces MDVPAFVLEHEAAIRLAFFAGVFAVMGLWEAAAPKRALALPRSGRWPGNVALVVFDALTLRIVFPGAAVGMAVLAEERGWGLLRYIECPEPLAFLLSVLAFDLVIYLQHVMFHAVPLLWRLHRVHHADLGFDVSTGTRFHPLEILLSMGLKGFVIAALGPPPVAVLVFEVLLNATSMFNHGNVRIPERIDRVLRRFVVTPDMHRVHHSIEEDEANSNFGFNLPWWDRLFGTYREAPRAPHEDLTIGIRGLREPAEVARFSAMLRLPFAGKPSDYVINRRRDM